ctaaaactattcattttgcattttttgtttttgtttttgttttacctTTATGTATCCCAAGGATGAATGAAGAAAGTGGATAGTGATTGTTgtgtgtaaaaaaataaaaatagttttaaaaatcatgatggacaaaaaaaaaactttatccaAGCTTATGCAAATGTTGTATACGAGTCAAGTTTTGGTGTAGGTAAaaattgaacctcaaatctcttatttaactgTTATCTCTTATTTAAGAGTTAGAGATAGAAATACAAGTACAATGATAGACTTTTTGgtagttatttttttaccaaaaataatatatatattaaaattgtaTGCCATGTTTAAAATCTGCAATCATGCCATATACTATTAAAGGAGAGCTTAAGACATCAAAAGATCAAAGTAACATAATTAAAACGAGAGATtaagatattaaaatattaaattaatataataaaaaaatcaattacttatgggcaaacttaggtacaatacttaggtGCTGTTCTATAAGTTTCTCTATTACAATTCAGCCATGTGACTATTCATAACTAAAAATATACTTCTATTCTATGAGAAAAAAGTCACATGGttgaattttaagaggaaaagCTAAGGAACAGCATGTGTTTTCTATAACTTATATTATAAGAAGTTTAATACCCGTCTCCTCCTTTTGAGGATTGGCCGCATCACTTACATGATAAGAAAAAACCTACCTCTtgggaataaaaaaaactaatttcttTTGTCTATAAAAAGGGAAACTCTACTCATAAAGAAGGGTtttctaactaaaaaaaatatattattattattattattattatattattttgtctTATGAGTAGGGCTAACTTAATCTCTTGGGAGTAGTATACCCTAGAAAATTCACttattagaatccaattttgattaaaattacTTTCAAGGTTTTTTGCGTTGGGTAATTAGTAATTACCTGACTTTCAAATCGAGATTACTTTCAAAGTCTTTTGTACCATCTTTTTGGAGTAGTATAACATAAGAAATTTCACTCATTGGAATCTAATTTTGATCAAGAAGACTACTTTCAAGGTCTTCTAAAGGTATTTTCTTGTTTGCGGAACATTGGCTAGTTTGCATAGtaacaaaaacaacaataacaagttttaatctcaaattttgtTAGGTCAATTATAAACCTTCATAGGATTAATTAGAGTAGGTCAcatctatatttttattctgtAATATTATATCTAAAGCTATATTCTCTATTACATCcttgggaaaaaagaaaactaaacaaGTAGTATGGGTACTTGAGCCCAGGCCCACTTTTGATCTCTATAAGATGAAACATAATCACAGCTGTCGATGTTTACACACTCAAAATTACGAGAGCCCCAAAGACAAGCTCGGCCTAATATTTAtcagttatcaaaaaaaaaaaaaaaaaaaaaaaaatcttgggcTTATGATACACTCTTTAACCCAATTGACATACTTTGGTGGACAACCAACAGCCATCAATATTATCACTATAAAATTTCATTCAATGTAATTTTAGGCCTTTTCCAAATCAACTCTGAAAACACATCTAATCTTCCCAATTTTTCTTCCCTCTGTTTCAAATAATGGTGGCAAGGTAGATTTTCGATTTAGGTCATAAATGAATCGGGTATATCCGTATATAATTACCCTTGCAACCTACCCATTTAAAATTCATTCATATACATTATTacaaacactaaaaactaatgaaattaCCAACAAACAAAcgttgagactttttttttttaatattattattaagaacACAAAGAATAGATAGAACTGAGATTCCAAAATCCCTAGCTCTGAAGCACtaagaaaattggaaaataatGTGTGATAATAGGGAAAAATACTGACATTCTTGCCAGCTCAGGAGGCCTTGTTTCTCATACATTATAAAATCCTCGACAGCTCTCATCTAAAGAATTCATAATTGGTGATTGGCGTTGGTAAAACAtttaggttttggggatttGCAAATAGGTTATAAaaccattgcactttttgatatttttgccACCCCTAAATTTTTAGGGGTAACCCCTCACCAACTAATGAGCAAGTTGGATGAAATGCTTTCAAAGATACTCATCCCCTTGACAATGTCACAGTTAATTGTTTCATTCAAGCGGCCATGGAGTCTATTAGCAAGGAATTTGGAAAGACACTTATAtagtaaattactttttttttataggtaaaaataatattattcaaaagAGACCATGTAGTGAAAGGAACACATAgtagcctaaagaattacaaaggGGTAATATctaaggttttgaaacccggatcggaccgtacggtccgaccgGAAAAACCTCAAACTGTTCAGTTTTACGGTTTGTTTAGGGTGAAGAACCATTCCATGCCAAAAAAGCAGGGACCCGCACAGACCATGGTCCGACTGTCCGGTTTTGTAAACCGTGGTAATATCTACTTATGAATTGGCTCTATGAAGGAGTGAATAGAAATACTATAGGCAAGGCCTGATGCAAAAGACCACTCATAATATATGTTTGTAATCATCAACTCTTTAGAGCCAACTTTGGGGATCGAAATAATCATAGTAAAATTTTCTTCCCCAAGAAATCCTTCAAATTGGTATAAGTCATTGCCAAGCACACATTTTGTTGCACCACTTACcaagaattttgattttaaaaaagaaagttaaTCCATCATGTCCACCACTCCCAAAAGAGAATTTTATGTGGAGATTTTAATAGATTTTCTCctactttaagaaaaagaaatgacgAACTTCTACCTCAACTAGGAAAAGAGAATCCTAGTTCAACTAGAAAAAAGAGAGCAACACAAAATCTCATTTTAACCAGGAAAATGAAAACAGTAAAGATACATAAATTTGTTACAATTGATCCGCACCAAACATGCAAAGCAATATGCGCGTGCTCTATCAATTGGTAATCTTTCTCAATTGATTTATATTAATCTTTCTCAAAATACGTGGTTTgtgtttatcttttcttttggacTGGTTTGAGCTTCAGAGAGAAGAGTTTATGTTACGGCACGAAGAAGAAAGTGAACAAATAGagaacatggaaaaaaaaatcatttgaagaGAGTGAACAAACGGCAGTACTTGCCATTTGTATTGAAGTAGCAAATtggtaatttttcaaaaaattttggatGTTCTTGGCAATTCCCCAAACCTTAGGGGAGGTTACTGGAAtttacccaaataaaaaacaagtaaaaattaATGTCACAGGCAAATAGCATCCTCCATGGAGCCATGTCAAAGAAAAACTTAAGCCAATGAAATTGACCGGTCCATGCTTACTAATTTAcaggatttttttaaaaactaaccacaaaacccaaacaatatcattagttagcaAACGTTTCAAACTAATTTCGTTTATAACAATTCGAGTGAAGTGGACTCGATTTAGGAAAAACTGATGTGGAGAaaacatggaaatcgagttcaaCGAACTCGGTTTCCATGTACTGGAAATCGAGATCAACGAACTCGGTTTCCATGTACAGAAACTGAGTTCAACGAACTCGTTTTCCATACATGGAAAACAATCATGTACCCCACAAGAAATTGATTTGCCAGCTCTCTGAGCACGATCTGATAAGAAGACGATCTTCTGCAGACACAGCCAAACATTAGACGGCACTAGACTTCGTTATCTGATCAAGCAAACCCAACAACAAGCTCTCTGAGCACGATCCATCTTCTGCAGACGCAGCCAAAGATGGCACTAGTTTTCCATCTTTCGAGTTCAATGAAAacgagttcaatgaactcgtTTTCCGTATATGGAAAACGAGTTCGTTGAACTCGGTTTCCGTACATGGAAACCGAGTTCGttgaactcgatttccatgtttTCTCCACATCAGTTTCTCCTAAATCGAGTCCACTGAACTCGAATTGTTATAAACGAAATTAGTTTGAAACGTTTGCTAACTAATgttgtttgggttttgtagttagttttttaaaaaatccctAATTTACATAAATGCACTGATTACTTCCATTTCAATGAGCAGCAATTTAAAAATGTGGTGACCTTTAAGggttcattcaatttttttctaggTCTACCTCGGTAATTAAAAGATGTTGAAGCAAAACAAATAGAAGCACTACCAGAATTCTGTTTCAAGCAGGGAATGCCAATTGTTGCCAAGGTTGGTGTATATGGGAACACAGTGGCCTGAACTTTAGTCATATGCCTAAGGTACAAACCATTAAAGAAGAATCTTTAGCCTTCCAGTTTTGAAATCGTACGAACATAACCTGCCTTGTATAGACAAATACACAAACTTCATCATAGAAAGTTTGAGTGTCCACTACAAACGAATCCCCAATCATTTCAGGGGAGTGTCGTACACGATGGATATACTGATCCcttgattcttcaccaaatTGATCTATATTTATATGGTGCTTAAGAACCCAAATGGGCTTGCAAGGATCTGTTAACATCCAGACCCTAAGTTCAGACATACCTATACACATAATGAAGATACCCATCTGAATCCCCAAGGCAAGCCAGTCTTGCACCTCCATCCAACCACTTAGGACCTGGTACTGTAATGACTCCAGATAACTCCTCATCCACCTCAAAAGTGATAATGTTCTGATTGCTTGTCAACCAGCGAAACCTTCCATTAATATAAATATGTTTGTTCTCGTGAAGCTCATCCTTGCAATAGCAAACTTCAAGGGAAGTTTTCCATTTCCCTGTCTCCAATGAGTAGATCACAAAGGAGTAGGAATTTTGTTCATGTTTTGGACGCTGAATCAATGCTGACCACTTTAAAGCAAGGCATCATCTTTGCTGAAGAACCAAATGGGTAGAAAGCCAATCCAAAGACGTTACCAACATGACAGTCAGTAGGTCTCAAGGTTAACCGTTCCTGGGTCATTGGGTTCAAACAACTTTGTCCAGCACCTCTACATGCCCAGTTCGACGACTTCTATAACAGATGAGTCCATCACATGAAGCCATAATGACAGAAGTCGGTCGAGGGAAACTTTCTTCCATCAATTTAAATATGCCCAATTCACCATTAACACTAgcgtaaaggaaaaaaatcatcTCCACATAAATTCCCCCCACACTCCTTACTGACACATCAAATAAAAACTGGGACAAATTTTGAGATAAATCTAAAGAGTTGGTGAAATGGTTATTTGTATGAATTTACGTGTTTCTTTCCTAAATCTAAAGAGTTTGACAACTTTTTTAGTGTTCTTAACAATTTGctcccccccctttttttttatatctcctCCATAAATTCTGTAGTTTTTTTGGGAGCCACAGATGATATACTGAAGCCCACAATGTCACTTTGCAAAGGGAGGCAATAAAACTTTCTCCCTCGAGATTTTTGACACCCAAGCAGGCCATACCATCCTATTTAGTAGGGAAATAATTCACCGGGCAAGTCCCACTACATGCTTCTAAATAATCTTTGTATAGAGCACTCAAAGAACAAGTGACTCCTCTCTATAACCCCTCCTACATAAAAGACAAGCACAGTCCCCTGTTAAGCCCCGTTGCACCTACCTTGCTCTTGTTGATCATATGTCCTATTTACCAAGTTGCCCTTCAACAACACTTCATGGACCTATGCTACCCACAAGAAACCAGCTTGAGTGGACATATTCAGTATGTGGTTTATGAGTACAGCCATATTCCAATTTTCCACCCCTTTAGGCCCCAAACCTTCCATTTTGAGTGCATATTTGATCCCACTGAAGGCTGAGGGAGCACTGCATGAACATTCTTGACCAgtataggaaaaaaagaaaagaaaaaagaaagataaaccttatatatcaaaagaaaaaatacatcaCAAACCCATCCCACCCAACCCACGCAACCCACCCATTTAACATTCATTCACAAACATAATTACAAATgctaaaaacttataaattaccAAGAAACAAAcactgagaaaaaaaaaaattttttttgaagaacacaaagaacagaTGAAACCAAGATTCCAAAAACCCTAGCTCTGAAGCACTAAGAAATTGGAAAACAATGTGTGGTAATGTGGAAGAATGTTGGAGTTCTTGCTGGCTCAGGAGGCTTTGTTTCTCATTCATCATAGGATCCCTGAGAGCTCTCACTTAAGGAATTTGTAATTGGTGATTGGCTTTGGTGAAACGTTAGGGTTTTGAGAATTCACAATCAGTTATGAAGCTGTTGcacttttggatcaattttacCACCCCTAAATTTTCAGTGACCCTCACCAACTTATGAGCAAGCAGGATGTTTTCAGAGATACCCATCCCCTTGACAAAGTTTTTGTCAGAGttaatatgattaaaaaaaaattagtcggTGTTAATttgaagaacacaaagaacagaTGAAACCAAGATTCCAAAAACCCTAGCTCTGAAGCACTAAGAAATTGGAAAACAATGTGTGGTAATGTGGAAGAATGTTGGAGTTCTTGCTGGCTCAGGAGGCTTTGTTTCTCATTCATCATAGGATCCCTGAGAGCTCTCACTTAAGGAATTTGTAATTGGTGATTGGCTTTGGTGAAACGTTAGGGTTTTGAGAATTCACAATCAGTTATGAAGCTGTTGcacttttggatcaattttacCACCCCTAAATTTTCAGTGACCCTCACCAACTTATGAGCAAGCAGGATGTTTTCAGAGATACCCATCCCCTTGACAAAGTTTTTGTCAGAGttaatatgattaaaaaaaaattagtcggTGTTAATTATTTCATTCTAGCAGCCATAGAGTCTATTAGCAAGGATTTTGGAAATACACTTATGTTGCACATTGCAACATGATATATGTCTGTAATCATCAACTCTTGACGGGTTCTCAACATTGGGGATCAAATTGATCACAGTGGAATTTTCTTCTCCAAGAAATCCATTAGGAAGTCACTGCCAAGCACACATTTTGTTGCACAACTAACCagtaaattaaataataataaaaagaaccTGAATCCATCAGGTCCATCACTCCCAAAAGAGGATGTAGATATTTTCTCCTATTcctttaagaaaacaaataacgAAATTCTACTTCAACTAGGAAAAGACAAACAACACAGAATCCTAATTCAACTAGAAAAAGGGAAAGATcgtaaaatccaaattcaactataataataaaaaaataaaaataaaaaacacaaaatctcaTTTTGACTAGGAAAATGAAAACAGTAaagatgcaaaaaatttcttacaATTGATCTGCAACAAATATGCAAAGCAATATGCTCATGCTCTATCAATTGGTTAAAAATTAGAAGTCAATGATCAAAATTACATGGAAACCAAAAGTTCAACAAATCCCATATAATCTTAGCAACCAATACAAGAAGAAATAAATAAGTAGAAGTTAGTACCGCAGGCAAACAGCATCCCCCATGGGGCCATGTCAAAAATAAACTTAGGCCAATGAAATTGACCGGTCCATGCTTACTAATTTATATAAATGCACTGACTACTTCCATTTCAATGAGCAGCGGTTTAAAAATGTGGTGACCTTAAAGGgttctttcaatttttctctAGGTCTtccttgttttcaatttttttctaggTCTTCCTTGGTAATTAAAAGATGTTGAAGCAAAAGAAATAGAAGCACTACCAGAATTCTGTTTCAACCAGGGAATGCCAATTGTTGCCAAGGTTGGTGTATATGGGAGCACAGTAGCCTGAACTTTAGTCATGTGCCTCAGGTACGAACCATTAAAGAAGAATCTTAGCCTTCCAGTTTTGAAATCGTACGAACATAACCTACCTCGTATAGACAAATACACAACTTCATCATGGAAAGTTTGAGCATCCACTACAAACGAATCCCCAATCATTTCAGGAGAGTGCCGTACACGATGGATATAATGATCCcttgattcttcaccaaatTGATCTATATTTATATGGTGCTTAAGAACCCAAATGGGCTTGCAAGGATCTGTTAACATCCAGACCCTAAGTTCAGACATATCTATACACACATAATGAAGATACCCATCTGAATCCCCAAGGCAAGCCAATCTTGCACCTCCATCCAACCACTTAGAACCTGGCACTGTAATGACTCCAGATAACTCCTCATCCACCTCAAAAGTGATAATGTTCTGATTGCTTGTCAACCAGTAAAACCTTCCATTAACATAAATATGTTTGTTCTTGTGAAGCTCATCCTTGCAATAGCAAACTTCAAGGGAAGTTTTCCATTTCCCAGTCTCCGATGAGTAGATCACAAAGGAGTAGGAATTTTGGTCATGTTTTGGACGCTGAATGCTGACCACTTTAAAGCAAGGGATCATCTTTGTGGAAGAACCAAATGGGTAGAAAGCCAATCCAAAGATGCTACCAACATGACAGTCAGTGGGTCTCAAGGTTAACCGTTCCTGGGTCATTGGGTTCCAAACAACTATGTCCAGCACCTCTACATCCCTAGTCCGACGACTTCTATAACAGATGAGTCCATCACATGAAGCCATAATGACAGAAGTCGGTTGAGGGAAACTTTCATCCATCAATTTAAAAATGCCCAATTCACCATTAACACTAGTGTAAAGGAAATAATCATCTCCACGAAAATTCCCCCCATACTCCTTAAACTCTTGAACAAGGAGTCCCAAAATGCATCTTGACCTCTGATGGTGAATACGCACAAAGGATGGATCAGATATAAGGCCCATCCATCTCTTGGAGACACACTTGCACCTTAAAAGGTTCTTAGCTGACAAGCGACTTAAAATTTCCATTGCTAAATCTTGGTTTGAAAAAATGACTTCCATTTTTCTTATGAACAAAAACCCAAGTTATAACATGCTGCAAATGATACAAACAAGAAAGTAttactataaagtataaacccaAGTCATAACAGAGATAATCACTTCAAAAATCTGCAGTGACACCAAATTGTAACAATATAACAGAGGTCCAAACTAATGTCCCAGTTAGTACAGTTTTCAAGACCTGTAAATACAGTTCATTTTTGTCCTACATTGACATTTGACTCCAATTGAAGAAGCAGAGTGGAAGACATTTGGAGTGTTTAATTTATTCTCCAAATTCCATTATATGTTAAGGGTCACATAAAAAACATTTCATAGACATATTTGACCGGGATAAGTTATTATTGTATTCAATCAGTTTCCCATAATGCTTCTCTGTTTCTACAAAGTATGGAGGATGCATAGCTAGAAACTCTGTTAAAAAGTAAAGTTGGACCCTTTGGAATTCCAAAGGAAAATTAAGGCAGCTATGGCAAGTTTTGCCCAAAGAACACAAATGATAAGTATAGTATAGTAAGGGATAAGGAAGAAGAGTCCCCTGGGGCTGGATTAAGTTCAATATCAATGCTGTTTGGAGGAAGGGAAAGGCACAACACAAGAAAATTGGTAGGTTCGGAACTAGATCAGAATATTAACTATATTAGAAGTGTAAGAAGGAGTGCAAGGATGCCAGGTTTTgtttgaactaaaatttttctGCCATTTCGGTTCCTGAATCTCTCCCATCTTTTGTAtctgatgtttttttttatcagtaaaataaaattttattgaagagGAGAGAGGAAAACAATAGGTCCAAGTATACAGGCAGTGTACTACAGAAccctaaaaacaagaaaagaaaagaaagcttgAAAGTATATCAGATAAAGTGCCTACCAACTGTGACTTAAGTTGATTCATCAAACATTCTTTATCTTCAAATATGCGTGAGTTC
This genomic stretch from Quercus robur chromosome 4, dhQueRobu3.1, whole genome shotgun sequence harbors:
- the LOC126723733 gene encoding F-box protein At5g49610-like isoform X2; translated protein: MEVIFSNQDLAMEILSRLSAKNLLRCKCVSKRWMGLISDPSFVRIHHQRSRCILGLLVQEFKEYGGNFRGDDYFLYTSVNGELGIFKLMDESFPQPTSVIMASCDGLICYRSRRTRDVEVLDIVVWNPMTQERLTLRPTDCHVGSIFGLAFYPFGSSTKMIPCFKVVSIQRPKHDQNSYSFVIYSSETGKWKTSLEVCYCKDELHKNKHIYVNGRFYWLTSNQNIITFEVDEELSGVITVPGSKWLDGGARLACLGDSDGYLHYVCIDMSELRVWMLTDPCKPIWVLKHHINIDQFGEESRDHYIHRVRHSPEMIGDSFVVDAQTFHDEVVYLSIRGRLCSYDFKTGRLRFFFNGSYLRHMTKVQATVLPYTPTLATIGIPWLKQNSGSASISFASTSFNYQGRPRKKLKTRKT
- the LOC126723733 gene encoding F-box protein At5g49610-like isoform X1; amino-acid sequence: MEVIFSNQDLAMEILSRLSAKNLLRCKCVSKRWMGLISDPSFVRIHHQRSRCILGLLVQEFKEYGGNFRGDDYFLYTSVNGELGIFKLMDESFPQPTSVIMASCDGLICYRSRRTRDVEVLDIVVWNPMTQERLTLRPTDCHVGSIFGLAFYPFGSSTKMIPCFKVVSIQRPKHDQNSYSFVIYSSETGKWKTSLEVCYCKDELHKNKHIYVNGRFYWLTSNQNIITFEVDEELSGVITVPGSKWLDGGARLACLGDSDGYLHYVCIDMSELRVWMLTDPCKPIWVLKHHINIDQFGEESRDHYIHRVRHSPEMIGDSFVVDAQTFHDEVVYLSIRGRLCSYDFKTGRLRFFFNGSYLRHMTKVQATVLPYTPTLATIGIPWLKQNSGSASISFASTSFNYQGRPRKKLKTRKT